The region ATCGTTTGGAAATTTCCAGCACGACTTTGCGTCACCTGGAAGTATTCTCGACATACAAAGGCGAAGGTCTTGGAAGTTTGTTCCATGCGATCAATCGCACGCAAACTTCAGCTGGCAGTCGTATGCTTCGCCAATGGTTAAGCTTTCCACTTCGCGATATTAAAGCGATTGAAAATCGTTTGAACTCGGTAGAATTCTGGCGCACCCACATGATGGAGCTTAAACGCACTCGTCAGATTTTGGGGCAAATGGGCGACATCGAACGTCGCTTGGGTAAAATTTCTCAACCCCAGTGCAATGGTCGTGATCTATTGGCATTAGCGTGCAGTGTGCACGCTGGTATCAGTGCGCTTGAGGTGTTTGTTCACGCGAGTGGTTCGACAGCGAACTTCGATAGTTTGCGTGACCTTGCTTATAAAATTGAAAGAACTTTGGTCGAAGATCCGCCTTTGACAACGAAACAAGGTTACTTGATTCGCACAGGCGTGAATTCAGAGCTTGATGAATTGATCGAGCTTTCGACAAATGCGCAGGCGATGGTTGCGCGCATGGAAGCTGAAGAAAAAGAAAAAACGGGTATTACTTCATTGAAGATCCGTTACAACAATGTCTTTGGTTACTACATCGAAATTACAAATACGCATAAAGACAAAGTTCCAGCGACGTATCAACGTAAGCAAACTTTGACGAATGCGGAACGCTATTGCACAGACGAATTGGTTGAGCTTGAAAGAAAAGTTCTTTCAGCGAATACAAAACGTGCAGATCTTGAATTTGAGTTCTTTGAATCTCTTCGTAAAGAAATCTTGGCTCAATGCCCAGGCTTGCTAACGCTTGCGCATGAGTGCAGTGAGATGGATGTTCTTTCAAGCCTTGCTTGGCTAAGTCTTGAAGAAAAATATGCTCGGCCGCAATTCACAGAAAATGGTTCGTTGAGTCTGAAAGCATCTCGCCACCCCGTGGTTGAGCAAACTGTGAAAACAAACTTCGTTGCAAACGATATCGAGCTTCACCCACATTCTTGCTTGTTGTTAACAGGCCCGAATATGGCCGGTAAGTCGACTTTGATGCGTCAAGTGGCGCTGAATGCGATCATGGCACAAATGGGTTCTTACGTTCCAGCGGACGAAGCAAAGCTTCCGATCTTTGATGCGATTTTCACGCGCATTGGTGCCAGCGACCAATTGTCTGAAGGTCTTTCTACATTCATGGTCGAGATGACGGAAACGTCAGCGATGCTTAAGAACGCCACGAAAGATTCTTTGGTTATTCTGGATGAGGTCGGCCGTGGAACAAGCACATTCGATGGCATGTGCTTGGCGCAATCCATCCTTGAGCATTTGTTGAGTGAAGTGAAGGCCTTGACGTTCTTTGCAACTCACTATCACGAATTGACAAGTTTGGATCAAAGCTATGGCCAAATCACAAACTCACACATGACAGTGACTGAGCGTAATGGCGAAATCCGTTTCCTTCATACCTTGGTGAAAGGTCCAGCTTTGAAATCCTATGGGGTTCAAGTGGCGGAACTTGCTGGTTTGCCTGCGACGGTTACTAAACGTGCGAAAAGCCTTCTTCGTGAAATCGAATCTAAACGCGTTCAAGCCAGCAGTCAGTTGTCTTTGCTGGACCATGTGGACGATGCGGCTCCAATGGTTGAAACGGTTTCGGTTGAAGTTCCGGTTATTCCTGATTCAGTGAAGTCGCTCATGGGCGAGCTTCAGAAATTCCCATTGATGCAAACAAGTCCACTTGAAGTGATGAGCCAGGTTGCTAAATGGAAGGAAATCGCTGAAAACACCAGCTTGCAATAGACCTCAAATTGGCTGATCATTTTAATTATGGCAGCCAAGACGTTTCTATCGAGTGAGCAGCTTGTACAAGCTCAAGAAATTCTAAATCCACCTTTAATGACACCTGATGGGAATGTCCGTCAGGTGTTTTGTTTTTCCAGCCAGAGTTTTTCATTTTGGTTAGGCGCAAAGCTTGAAGAATCTTTAAAAAACAATCCTCTTTGGCGTGAAACCCATCCGATTATTTTGGGCTCTTGGGCCCGTGGTGAATTGAGCCCGAAATCTGATATCGATATTTTATTCTGTGGCGACGAAGATAAGGTTCGTGAATTCACCAATCAACTTCAGGAACAGGGTTTAAAACTTCGCTACCGCATGCCTGCGAATACAGAAGATTGGACCGAGGGTGTGGAGGCCTTTGATGTTTTGGCATTGTTAAAAGCAAAGCCATTGACCCCGGAAGGTGCTCGTAAATTATTTGAACAGCAAAAAAGCATTTGGGCCAAAAAAAACATGTGGCGCAAAGTTTTGCTGAAAGCCGTTAAGGAAGAACGCAAGACTCGCGAAAAGCGTTTCGATTCTATCACTAATTACTTGGAACCCAATTTGAAGTACGGTCCGGGCGGCTTGCGTGATCTAGAGCAAGGTTTGCAGATTTACGAACTCTTTTCGGAAAGATTCACAAACCCTGGCTATGCACTGAATGTTTTAAATTACTACCGTGACTACTTATTAAGCCTTCGTCAGAAACTTCATCTGGAAGGTCACAGTGATATTTTATCCAGTTCAGCGCAGTTTGATCTGGGTAAATGGATGGGCTTTAAATCTCATAAGGATTTCATGCGCAGTCTGCAAAGAGGTTTGTCGCGGGTGAATTTCTATTCGGACTGGATCATTGCTGTTGCGGATGCTCCAGAGGAAGTTTTAAAGAAAATCGAACGCCAAGAGTTTTATAAACCGAGCGATCTGTTTTCTGCCTTAGAGAAAAACTCCAGTGTTTTGATGCAAAAGAAAGTTCGCGAAGAGTTAGATCATCTTTTGCCTAAAGAGGGTTTGAAAAAACTCGGCAAGCTTCGTGGTCAAGAATTAGAGCAAGTTCTAAGCGTGAAAGCTAAGGACGAATTCATTTACAGTATTTTTCGATCACGTTTAATTGATAAGCTCGTCCCAGAGATCACTCGGCTTGTGGGATACGTTCAACATGACCAGTATCACCGCTACACGGCTGATTCGCATATCCTGCAGGCATGTCGTGAAATTAAACGCGTCTTTGCAAAGCCGAAAGAGTTAGGTCCTTTGCAAACCGTCGCCAAAGAGCTCTCTGCCTATGACTGGCAAGTCCTGTCTTGGACTTGTATGTATCACGATCTTGCAAAAGGCCTAGAGAGTGGAGATCACGCTGAAGTTGGAACTGATATCGTCGTTCGTGATTTTAAAAACTTCGGCTTTAAAAAAACTTTCACGGATGACGTTAAATGGATGGTGAAAAATCACCTGGAGCTTTCTCAAGCCGCTTTCCGTAAAAACTCCAAGGACCCACGTGTGTGGCAAGAACTTCGGGAGAAGGGTGTCGAGAAAGATGCATTAAAGCGCCTCGCGATCTTTACAGCGGTTGATATCCGAGCCACCAATCCTGAAGCTTGGAACGAGTGGAAAGCGCGCCTATTGGCAGAGCTGGTTCAAAATCTAGAAAGTAAGAAGGCACAAGACTATTTCACATTCAGAACTTTAAAAGCAAAAAAGCATCTGCATATCTCTGAAGAGATCTATGAAGAGTTAGGTCCAGTATTGGTCGAGAGTCTTTCAATGACTGATTTGGTAGAAGATCTAAAAAAGGCAGAGTCATCAACAGACTCTTTACCTCCGAAAATCATGCAAACCAAACAAGGTGAAATCTGGATTCGTCTGCATCAAAAGCGTGACCGCAAAGGGATCTTGGCGGATTACGTTGGGCAGTTTTACTCTTTAGGTTTGGGTATTCGCCATGCATCTATTCATACGCTTCCGAAGGTGGGAGTTTATGACTGGTTCCAAGTGACGACCCAAAAGAATATCAAAATGTTAGAAGCTCTTTTGAAGTCTTCGCAATTAAAAGAAAAAGAAATTCCCCAAGTCCGTTTCGACGAAATTCAACTGATGAGTGCCCACGATAAAGAATGGGTCATCAGCTTCCGTGGTCCTGACCAAGCCGGGTTATTGGCATCTGCTGCAAAGGCCCTGAGTGATTTGAATGTCAGCGTGAAATCCGCACGTGTTCACACATGGGGACGTCAAGTGGACGATATCTTTATGTTGAAAGCCGAAGGCGATCCGCAAGAGTTGATCAAGTCTTTGCAAGCGCGATTTAAATTGGCGAACTAATTAATTTAGAAACAAACGAGGGGTCTTTGTTTGTTTCTATGTGCAGAGATTTATCGACGACTGTCCAAGATCCTATACACATTTAAATGGAAAACGTCGCGAAACCCTGTGCTCTGTTTTTGCATTGCAGTTACTTATGCAGAAAAATCCCGCCCAAAATATTAAGGTGCAGCGCACAGTTCTGTCTCTTGTTTCAGGAAAAACCTGGTCTCATTTTGAGACGGCATTTCGTGGCTGTCTGGTTCGCCAGTGCCACAGCCTAGAAGCTTTAAAGATTCAGCTTAAAGAAAACCAGCGGGCCCTGCTTCTGCTTGAGTTTGAGCACTGCACAGCTCGTCATATCGAGGCTTTTTTGTCTTTAGTGCCAGTAAGACCTAAAAATAGAAATGGTCAGCAAGTCCGTATGATTATGTTGGCTAAGAGTATGGAAATGGCTGCTTTTCAAAAGTATGGACGGCATCCAGACCTGTTGCTGATTTTAAAATCAGATCTGGTAAAGGCTTACTATCTAACAAGTAAATTCTTGCATGGGGATCAGGTTTATATGCGTTCCTCGGTACGACAGGCGACGAGTTCGCCGGTGGTTGTGAAAAGTACGAACTGGATCAGTCAGGAAAACCTGTCGCAACGTAAAGGCCGCTTCCTGGATTTTGCCAAACAGGGGGCAAGGCTCTACTTGCCGCAAAGAACTTTTAAAACCAAAGACTTCGTTTCAGTTTTATATCAATTAGAAAATCAAGATTGGATCACAGTGGAGTGTCAGCTACGTTGGGAAGAGGCCACAACAGACGGTGGTCAAATGATCGGTGTGCAGTTCTTGGCGATCGCTTA is a window of Bdellovibrio sp. SKB1291214 DNA encoding:
- a CDS encoding PilZ domain-containing protein; this encodes MQRFIDDCPRSYTHLNGKRRETLCSVFALQLLMQKNPAQNIKVQRTVLSLVSGKTWSHFETAFRGCLVRQCHSLEALKIQLKENQRALLLLEFEHCTARHIEAFLSLVPVRPKNRNGQQVRMIMLAKSMEMAAFQKYGRHPDLLLILKSDLVKAYYLTSKFLHGDQVYMRSSVRQATSSPVVVKSTNWISQENLSQRKGRFLDFAKQGARLYLPQRTFKTKDFVSVLYQLENQDWITVECQLRWEEATTDGGQMIGVQFLAIA
- the mutS gene encoding DNA mismatch repair protein MutS, yielding MSANLTPLMKQYWDIKSVHQDKVLLFRMGDFFEMFFDDAVKAAPVLGIALTQRNKKSADETPMCGMPHHSVAGPINKLLAHGFKVAICDQLEDPKTAKGIVKRGVTRVLTPGMVYDSDTLDGTKPHYLVSVDQDSISFLDSTTGEAFFFKSKNSQELLRFVQLLPVAEIVIAKEHEALLSGLENILISHHEELMELENDLLKNGAPASAARLLSYVRQLSGEESLKTLSPFVERDLEHRLEISSTTLRHLEVFSTYKGEGLGSLFHAINRTQTSAGSRMLRQWLSFPLRDIKAIENRLNSVEFWRTHMMELKRTRQILGQMGDIERRLGKISQPQCNGRDLLALACSVHAGISALEVFVHASGSTANFDSLRDLAYKIERTLVEDPPLTTKQGYLIRTGVNSELDELIELSTNAQAMVARMEAEEKEKTGITSLKIRYNNVFGYYIEITNTHKDKVPATYQRKQTLTNAERYCTDELVELERKVLSANTKRADLEFEFFESLRKEILAQCPGLLTLAHECSEMDVLSSLAWLSLEEKYARPQFTENGSLSLKASRHPVVEQTVKTNFVANDIELHPHSCLLLTGPNMAGKSTLMRQVALNAIMAQMGSYVPADEAKLPIFDAIFTRIGASDQLSEGLSTFMVEMTETSAMLKNATKDSLVILDEVGRGTSTFDGMCLAQSILEHLLSEVKALTFFATHYHELTSLDQSYGQITNSHMTVTERNGEIRFLHTLVKGPALKSYGVQVAELAGLPATVTKRAKSLLREIESKRVQASSQLSLLDHVDDAAPMVETVSVEVPVIPDSVKSLMGELQKFPLMQTSPLEVMSQVAKWKEIAENTSLQ
- a CDS encoding HD domain-containing protein, which codes for MAAKTFLSSEQLVQAQEILNPPLMTPDGNVRQVFCFSSQSFSFWLGAKLEESLKNNPLWRETHPIILGSWARGELSPKSDIDILFCGDEDKVREFTNQLQEQGLKLRYRMPANTEDWTEGVEAFDVLALLKAKPLTPEGARKLFEQQKSIWAKKNMWRKVLLKAVKEERKTREKRFDSITNYLEPNLKYGPGGLRDLEQGLQIYELFSERFTNPGYALNVLNYYRDYLLSLRQKLHLEGHSDILSSSAQFDLGKWMGFKSHKDFMRSLQRGLSRVNFYSDWIIAVADAPEEVLKKIERQEFYKPSDLFSALEKNSSVLMQKKVREELDHLLPKEGLKKLGKLRGQELEQVLSVKAKDEFIYSIFRSRLIDKLVPEITRLVGYVQHDQYHRYTADSHILQACREIKRVFAKPKELGPLQTVAKELSAYDWQVLSWTCMYHDLAKGLESGDHAEVGTDIVVRDFKNFGFKKTFTDDVKWMVKNHLELSQAAFRKNSKDPRVWQELREKGVEKDALKRLAIFTAVDIRATNPEAWNEWKARLLAELVQNLESKKAQDYFTFRTLKAKKHLHISEEIYEELGPVLVESLSMTDLVEDLKKAESSTDSLPPKIMQTKQGEIWIRLHQKRDRKGILADYVGQFYSLGLGIRHASIHTLPKVGVYDWFQVTTQKNIKMLEALLKSSQLKEKEIPQVRFDEIQLMSAHDKEWVISFRGPDQAGLLASAAKALSDLNVSVKSARVHTWGRQVDDIFMLKAEGDPQELIKSLQARFKLAN